The following coding sequences lie in one Streptomyces sp. NBC_00510 genomic window:
- a CDS encoding exodeoxyribonuclease III: MLTVTTVNVNGLRAAAKKGFLPWLEATTADVVCLQEVRAEAAQLPEEVRAPEGWHVLHAPAAAKGRAGVSLYSRQEPSASRIGFGSEEFDGSGRYAEVDLPGVTVASLYLPSGEVGTERQEEKERFMAAFLEHMVKLREKAAAAGREVLICGDWNIAHTERDLRNWRANQKNAGFLPEERAWLSRVYDEAGYTDVVRHLTPEGEGPYTWWSYRGRAFDNDSGWRIDLHVATRGLAARAAQTRVERADTHPERWSDHAPVTVAYDLGR, translated from the coding sequence ATGCTCACCGTGACCACCGTGAACGTGAACGGGCTGCGCGCCGCGGCCAAGAAGGGCTTCCTCCCCTGGCTGGAGGCGACCACGGCCGACGTGGTGTGCCTGCAGGAGGTCCGCGCCGAGGCCGCGCAGCTGCCCGAGGAGGTCCGTGCCCCCGAGGGCTGGCACGTGCTCCACGCCCCGGCGGCCGCGAAGGGCCGGGCCGGGGTGTCCCTCTACTCGCGGCAGGAACCGTCCGCGAGCCGGATCGGGTTCGGCTCGGAGGAGTTCGACGGCTCCGGCCGCTACGCGGAGGTCGACCTGCCCGGCGTGACGGTCGCCAGCCTCTACCTCCCCTCGGGCGAGGTCGGCACGGAGCGGCAGGAGGAGAAGGAGCGCTTCATGGCGGCGTTCCTGGAGCACATGGTCAAGCTGCGGGAGAAGGCCGCCGCCGCCGGCCGCGAGGTGCTGATCTGCGGTGACTGGAACATCGCGCACACCGAGCGCGACCTGAGGAACTGGCGGGCCAACCAGAAGAACGCCGGCTTCCTCCCCGAGGAGCGGGCGTGGCTCTCCCGCGTCTACGACGAGGCCGGGTACACCGACGTCGTGCGCCACCTCACCCCGGAGGGCGAGGGCCCGTACACGTGGTGGTCCTACCGCGGCCGCGCCTTCGACAACGACAGCGGCTGGCGCATCGACCTCCACGTCGCGACCCGCGGCCTGGCGGCCCGGGCGGCGCAGACCCGGGTCGAGCGCGCGGACACCCACCCCGAGCGCTGGTCCGACCACGCGCCGGTGACGGTCGCCTACGATCTCGGCCGGTAG
- a CDS encoding GNAT family N-acetyltransferase yields the protein MEIRKTRYDHPDAVVLTEQVQQEYVVRYGGPDETAMDPDHFDGPQGEFMVGYLDGAPVATGGWRGQDASPEGFEDGDAEVKRMYVVPQARGRGFARRMLAALETGAAAAGRTRMVLETGRMQPEAIALYASCGYTPVTKFGHYKDSPLSVCLGKTLRAPAEEAVPA from the coding sequence GTGGAGATCCGGAAGACGCGCTACGACCACCCCGACGCCGTGGTGCTGACCGAGCAGGTGCAGCAGGAGTACGTCGTGCGGTACGGCGGCCCCGACGAGACGGCGATGGACCCCGACCACTTCGACGGCCCGCAGGGCGAGTTCATGGTCGGCTACCTCGACGGCGCCCCCGTGGCGACCGGGGGCTGGCGCGGTCAGGACGCCTCCCCGGAGGGCTTCGAGGACGGCGACGCCGAGGTCAAGCGCATGTACGTGGTGCCGCAGGCCCGGGGCCGGGGCTTCGCACGCCGGATGCTCGCCGCGCTGGAGACCGGCGCCGCCGCGGCGGGCCGCACCCGGATGGTGCTGGAGACGGGGCGGATGCAGCCGGAGGCGATCGCCCTCTACGCTTCCTGCGGCTACACGCCGGTGACCAAGTTCGGCCACTACAAGGACAGTCCGCTCAGCGTGTGCCTGGGCAAAACGCTCCGGGCACCGGCCGAGGAGGCCGTTCCCGCGTAG
- a CDS encoding PPOX class F420-dependent oxidoreductase has translation MIEDSASARLAAGKYLLVTTYRRDGRSVATPVWVVGDGEAVGAWTAADSGKVKRIRNRADVLVGPCDVRGNPTGEQVPARAEILGPQETERYRSLVARKYGLLGRLTLFGSRLRRGREGTVGVRITLT, from the coding sequence ATGATCGAGGACAGCGCGTCCGCCCGGCTCGCGGCGGGCAAGTACCTACTGGTGACCACCTACCGGCGGGACGGCCGTAGCGTTGCCACCCCGGTCTGGGTGGTCGGCGACGGTGAGGCGGTCGGCGCCTGGACCGCGGCGGACTCCGGCAAGGTCAAGCGGATCCGCAACCGCGCCGACGTGCTGGTCGGCCCCTGCGACGTACGCGGCAACCCCACCGGGGAGCAGGTGCCCGCGCGCGCCGAGATCCTCGGACCGCAGGAGACCGAGCGCTACCGTTCCCTGGTCGCCCGCAAGTACGGTCTGCTCGGCAGGCTGACTCTGTTCGGCAGTCGGCTGCGCCGCGGCCGCGAGGGCACGGTGGGCGTGCGGATCACCCTCACGTGA
- a CDS encoding (2Fe-2S) ferredoxin domain-containing protein, which translates to MSGGVPRQGACTVSVCRDCCCGTEKVPGVDHDVQLDLLRRELAGVCRVRVTECLDVCEQANVVVVQPSPEGRAAGGRPVWLGLVNDPGALDDIVAWVRAGGPGRAVPPDVLDLYAIEPPGGRAVGAVDAAG; encoded by the coding sequence GTGAGCGGTGGTGTGCCGCGGCAGGGCGCCTGCACGGTGAGCGTCTGCCGCGACTGCTGCTGCGGTACGGAGAAGGTCCCCGGCGTCGACCACGACGTGCAACTCGACCTGCTCCGGCGGGAACTCGCCGGCGTCTGCCGGGTACGCGTCACCGAGTGCCTCGACGTGTGCGAACAGGCCAACGTCGTCGTCGTGCAGCCCTCGCCGGAGGGGCGCGCGGCCGGCGGCCGGCCGGTCTGGCTCGGCCTGGTCAACGATCCCGGTGCCCTCGACGACATCGTCGCGTGGGTGCGCGCCGGGGGACCGGGCCGCGCCGTACCGCCCGACGTCCTGGACCTCTACGCCATCGAACCGCCGGGCGGCCGCGCCGTGGGCGCCGTGGACGCGGCGGGCTGA
- a CDS encoding ATP-binding protein yields MLFAISARDTFRLRLPAQASSVGVARRQVRSALSGWGLEELGDDAGLVVSELFTNAVVHSGSDHVACLLWTAGGKLHIEVVDEGRGTAGPQARAAADGDENGRGLALVAHLAEGWGVRPPAHGTGRAVWATLSCARPGAVRRSG; encoded by the coding sequence GTGCTCTTTGCCATCAGCGCCCGGGACACCTTCCGGCTCCGACTGCCGGCGCAGGCCTCGTCGGTCGGCGTCGCGCGGCGCCAGGTGCGTTCCGCGCTGAGCGGATGGGGCCTGGAGGAGCTGGGCGACGACGCCGGCCTCGTGGTGAGCGAACTCTTCACCAACGCGGTCGTGCACAGCGGCAGCGACCACGTCGCGTGCCTGCTCTGGACGGCGGGCGGCAAGCTGCACATCGAGGTCGTCGACGAAGGGCGCGGGACCGCGGGTCCCCAGGCGCGCGCGGCCGCCGACGGCGACGAGAACGGTCGCGGGCTCGCCCTCGTCGCCCATTTGGCCGAAGGCTGGGGCGTACGCCCGCCGGCGCACGGCACCGGTCGCGCGGTGTGGGCGACCCTCTCCTGCGCCCGTCCCGGGGCGGTCCGGCGCAGCGGTTGA
- a CDS encoding helix-turn-helix transcriptional regulator, whose translation MGEAKASGAPTVLRVILGKRLHDLREKAGCSYEQAARELDVTHATVRRMEKAEVGLRIPYVEKLLALYGVDAVEAATFIDLARQGNRPGWWHRYRDVLPSWFSAFVSLEGEAAIIRAYEPHYVPGLLQTEDYARAVLRAGRPGASTEELERLVALRRERQALIARPEAPLLWVVMDETVLRRPIGSPGVMRAQLDRLAEACELPQVRLQIMPFDAGPHPAMYGPFHIFRFQIRELPDVVFTESLVGAAYLDDVDDVSAFLEALDRMCAQAAPAHSTAAILDGIRKEI comes from the coding sequence GTGGGTGAGGCGAAGGCGAGCGGGGCGCCGACCGTCCTCCGCGTGATCCTCGGCAAACGCCTCCACGACCTGCGGGAGAAGGCGGGTTGCTCGTACGAACAGGCCGCGCGCGAGCTGGACGTCACCCATGCCACCGTGCGCCGGATGGAGAAGGCCGAGGTCGGCCTGCGCATCCCGTACGTGGAGAAGCTGCTGGCGCTGTACGGCGTCGACGCCGTCGAGGCGGCGACCTTCATCGACCTCGCCCGGCAGGGCAACCGCCCCGGCTGGTGGCACCGTTACCGTGACGTCCTGCCGTCCTGGTTCAGCGCCTTCGTCAGCCTCGAGGGCGAGGCGGCCATCATCCGCGCCTACGAGCCGCACTACGTCCCCGGCCTGCTGCAGACCGAGGACTACGCCCGCGCCGTGCTGAGGGCCGGCCGCCCGGGCGCCTCCACGGAGGAACTCGAGCGCCTGGTCGCGCTCCGCCGGGAACGGCAGGCGCTGATCGCCCGGCCCGAGGCCCCACTGCTGTGGGTGGTGATGGACGAGACCGTGCTGCGCCGCCCCATCGGCAGTCCCGGCGTCATGCGCGCCCAGCTGGACCGGCTGGCCGAGGCATGCGAGTTGCCGCAGGTGAGACTGCAGATCATGCCATTCGACGCCGGGCCGCACCCGGCGATGTACGGGCCTTTCCACATCTTCCGGTTCCAGATCCGCGAACTGCCGGACGTCGTGTTCACCGAGAGCCTGGTGGGCGCCGCCTACCTGGACGACGTGGACGACGTCTCGGCGTTCCTCGAGGCCCTCGACCGGATGTGCGCGCAAGCCGCGCCGGCACACAGCACCGCAGCCATCCTCGATGGCATCCGCAAGGAGATCTGA
- a CDS encoding DUF397 domain-containing protein, which translates to MDDRIYNGMRAVDLGTEGWHKPWSGGNGGSCVEAMKLADGRVALRQSTDPDGPALIYTDHEIRMFIQGAKDGKADFLLS; encoded by the coding sequence ATGGACGACCGCATATACAACGGCATGCGCGCCGTCGACCTCGGTACCGAGGGCTGGCACAAGCCGTGGAGCGGCGGCAACGGGGGAAGTTGCGTGGAGGCCATGAAACTGGCCGACGGCAGGGTCGCGCTGCGGCAGTCCACCGACCCCGACGGGCCGGCCCTCATCTACACCGACCACGAGATCAGGATGTTCATCCAGGGCGCCAAGGACGGGAAGGCCGACTTCCTGCTGTCCTGA
- a CDS encoding glutathione-independent formaldehyde dehydrogenase produces the protein MKAVVYKGPFEVAVEEVDNPRLQHPNDVIVRVTSTAICGSDLHMYEGRTAAEPGIVFGHENLGIIDQAGEGVTTLKQGDRVVMPFNVACGFCKNCSAGFTGYCLTVNPGFAGGAYGYVAMGPWPGGQAEYVRVPYADFNCLKLPEGTANESDFVLLADIFPTGYHGCELAQVSPGESVSVYGGGPVGLMAAYSAMLRGAAKVFVVDRVPERLQKAEEIGAVPIDFTKGSPVDQIKEHTKGEGTDKGVDAVGYQAQAGGAGREEPAAVLNSLIDTVRPTGALGIPGLYVPSDPGGPDEQAKSGRLLVAIGRLFEKGLRLGTGQCNVKRYNRQLRDMIIEGRARPSFVVSHELPLTDAPSAYEKFDKRIEGYTKVVLHPGQG, from the coding sequence GTGAAGGCCGTCGTCTACAAAGGACCGTTCGAAGTAGCCGTCGAGGAAGTCGACAATCCACGCCTGCAGCACCCCAACGACGTGATCGTCAGGGTGACGTCGACCGCGATCTGCGGCTCCGACCTGCACATGTACGAGGGCCGGACCGCCGCGGAGCCCGGCATCGTGTTCGGCCACGAGAACCTGGGGATCATCGACCAGGCCGGCGAGGGTGTCACCACCCTCAAGCAGGGCGACCGCGTGGTCATGCCCTTCAACGTCGCCTGCGGATTCTGCAAGAACTGCTCGGCGGGTTTCACCGGCTACTGCCTGACGGTCAATCCGGGGTTCGCCGGAGGCGCTTACGGCTATGTGGCCATGGGCCCCTGGCCGGGCGGTCAGGCGGAATACGTGCGCGTACCGTACGCGGACTTCAACTGTCTGAAACTGCCGGAGGGCACCGCCAACGAGTCGGACTTCGTGCTCCTCGCCGACATCTTCCCGACCGGGTACCACGGCTGTGAGCTCGCCCAGGTCTCCCCCGGCGAGAGCGTCTCGGTGTACGGCGGCGGCCCGGTCGGGCTGATGGCCGCGTACTCGGCGATGCTGCGCGGGGCGGCCAAGGTGTTCGTCGTGGACCGCGTGCCGGAGCGGCTGCAGAAGGCCGAGGAGATCGGCGCGGTCCCGATCGACTTCACCAAGGGCAGTCCGGTGGACCAGATCAAGGAGCACACGAAGGGCGAGGGCACCGACAAGGGCGTCGACGCGGTCGGCTACCAGGCCCAGGCCGGCGGCGCGGGCCGCGAGGAGCCCGCGGCGGTGCTGAACTCTCTGATCGACACCGTGCGCCCCACCGGTGCGCTGGGCATCCCCGGCCTGTACGTGCCGTCCGACCCGGGCGGCCCGGACGAGCAGGCCAAGAGCGGCCGGCTGCTGGTCGCCATCGGCCGGCTCTTCGAGAAGGGCCTGCGGCTGGGCACCGGGCAGTGCAACGTCAAGCGCTACAACCGGCAGCTGCGCGACATGATCATCGAGGGCCGCGCCCGCCCGAGCTTCGTGGTCTCCCACGAGCTGCCCCTGACGGACGCCCCGTCGGCCTACGAGAAGTTCGACAAGCGCATCGAGGGCTACACCAAGGTCGTCCTCCACCCGGGTCAGGGCTGA
- a CDS encoding MsnO8 family LLM class oxidoreductase, with protein MIAPQLPPIPFSILDRSPVREGAEPAQALRDTVWLARHAEELGYRRFWVSEHHGVPGVAGSSPAVLAAAVAAATSRIRVGTGGVMLPNHRPLVVAEQFGVLESLFPGRIDMGLGRSVGFTDGVRRALGRDAHAAGDFEELLTELLGYFTGTAGPGAVHARPPEGMRVPAFVLATSAGAATAAAFGLPLVIAAVRGEERMREAIEDYRAAFRPSAWAARPYVVVSTTVSVAETTEAARRLLVSEAWSLAHSRTHGEFPPLAPPDEVLTRPMTARERDVFEGTLSGGVHGTEDEVTAALSGLVGRTGADEVLVTTAGYDRSALLDSHRRLARLAGLGAQAVAAR; from the coding sequence GTGATCGCACCGCAGCTCCCCCCGATTCCGTTCTCGATCCTCGACCGCTCCCCCGTCCGCGAGGGCGCCGAGCCCGCGCAGGCGTTGCGGGACACGGTGTGGCTGGCAAGGCACGCCGAGGAACTGGGCTACCGGCGCTTCTGGGTGTCGGAGCACCACGGGGTGCCGGGCGTGGCGGGGTCCTCGCCGGCGGTGCTGGCCGCGGCGGTCGCCGCAGCCACGTCCCGGATCCGGGTGGGCACGGGCGGGGTCATGCTGCCCAACCACCGGCCGCTGGTGGTGGCGGAGCAGTTCGGGGTGCTGGAGTCGCTGTTCCCCGGGCGGATCGACATGGGGCTGGGGCGGTCGGTGGGCTTCACGGACGGAGTGCGCCGGGCGCTGGGACGCGACGCCCACGCCGCCGGGGACTTCGAGGAACTGCTGACGGAGCTGCTCGGTTACTTCACCGGCACGGCGGGCCCCGGCGCGGTGCACGCGCGGCCGCCGGAGGGGATGCGCGTCCCGGCGTTCGTGCTCGCCACGAGCGCGGGAGCGGCCACGGCGGCGGCCTTCGGGCTGCCCCTGGTGATCGCGGCGGTGCGGGGCGAGGAGCGCATGCGGGAGGCGATCGAGGACTACCGCGCGGCGTTCCGGCCCTCGGCGTGGGCGGCGCGGCCGTACGTCGTGGTGTCGACGACCGTGTCCGTCGCGGAGACGACGGAGGCCGCGCGGCGGCTGCTGGTGTCGGAGGCCTGGTCGCTGGCGCACTCACGTACGCACGGCGAATTCCCGCCGCTGGCGCCGCCGGACGAGGTGCTGACGAGGCCCATGACGGCGCGCGAGCGCGACGTGTTCGAGGGGACGCTGTCGGGGGGCGTCCACGGCACCGAGGACGAGGTGACGGCCGCGCTGTCGGGCCTGGTCGGACGTACCGGGGCGGACGAGGTACTGGTCACCACGGCCGGCTACGACCGGTCGGCGCTGCTGGACTCCCACCGCCGTCTGGCGCGGCTCGCGGGGCTGGGCGCACAGGCCGTGGCGGCGCGCTGA
- a CDS encoding dihydrofolate reductase family protein, with translation MRRLTYFVASTIDGFVAGPEGEYDFLAAVGDHMETVLAEYPETLPAQARGPLGIADAPNRRFDTVLMGRATYEVGLPFGLTSPYPHLRQYVVSGSMTASPDPAVELVSGDPLEFVRGLKRRDGAGIWLCGGGRLAASLRPEIDELVVKLNPVVAGAGVPLFAGGFAPQAYDVTEVRTHKSGVLMVTYARRED, from the coding sequence ATGCGCAGGCTGACGTATTTCGTGGCGTCCACGATCGACGGTTTCGTGGCCGGGCCGGAGGGCGAGTACGACTTCCTCGCGGCCGTGGGCGACCACATGGAGACGGTCCTCGCCGAGTACCCGGAGACCCTGCCGGCGCAGGCCCGCGGCCCGCTGGGCATCGCCGACGCGCCGAACCGGCGGTTCGACACGGTGCTGATGGGCCGGGCCACCTACGAGGTGGGGCTGCCCTTCGGGCTGACCAGTCCCTATCCGCACCTGCGGCAGTACGTGGTGTCCGGGAGCATGACGGCGAGCCCGGACCCCGCGGTGGAGCTGGTCTCCGGTGATCCGCTGGAGTTCGTGCGCGGGCTGAAGCGGCGGGACGGGGCGGGCATCTGGCTGTGCGGGGGCGGCCGGCTGGCGGCCTCGCTGCGCCCGGAGATCGACGAGCTGGTCGTCAAGCTCAACCCCGTGGTCGCGGGCGCCGGTGTCCCGCTGTTCGCGGGCGGTTTCGCCCCGCAGGCGTACGACGTGACCGAGGTGCGGACGCACAAGAGCGGCGTGCTGATGGTGACGTACGCCCGCCGGGAGGACTGA
- a CDS encoding MFS transporter has protein sequence MTEAAGATDRAGTLTLGGASGRWVLAAVVLGSGMTLLDGTVVNVALPTIGKELGATLAGLQWTINAYTLTLAALILLGGSLGDRFGRRKVFMIGTVWFALASLLCGIAPSIEVLIAARALQGVGGALLTPGSLALIQASFASQDRARAIGVWSGLGGIAGALGPLLGGWLVDAVSWRWVFFINLPLAVLVIAVASRHVPESRDESVTGGFDVAGAVLGAVGLAGVTYALISAGGSHPDIAAVCVSGVAGLAAFAGFVVTERRSPHPMLPPRLFSNRQFTAANLVTFAVYAALGGLFFFLVLELQTEAGYSPLASGTALLPITVIMLALSERAGRLAERIGPRIPMTVGPAISAVGLLLMLRIGADTSYVADVLPAVCVFALGLATTVAPLTATVLGAAEVRLAGTASGVNNAVARAAGLLAVAALPLMAGLSGDDYEDPAAFGHGFRVAVTICAGMLVVGSLLAWFGIRSDVLRETPEEPAKPAPACKHYCAIGAPPLQSGEESACGTVTGGGPDMRKDSPPAG, from the coding sequence ATGACGGAAGCCGCGGGCGCGACGGACCGGGCCGGGACGCTGACGCTGGGCGGGGCGAGCGGGCGATGGGTCCTCGCGGCGGTGGTCCTGGGCTCGGGCATGACCCTCCTCGACGGCACCGTCGTCAACGTCGCCCTCCCGACGATCGGCAAGGAGCTCGGCGCCACGCTCGCCGGCCTCCAGTGGACGATCAACGCCTACACCCTGACCCTCGCCGCGCTCATCCTGCTGGGCGGCTCGCTCGGCGACCGCTTCGGGCGGCGCAAGGTCTTCATGATCGGCACGGTCTGGTTCGCGCTGGCCTCCCTGCTGTGCGGCATCGCCCCCAGCATCGAGGTGCTGATCGCCGCCCGCGCCCTGCAGGGTGTCGGCGGGGCGCTGCTCACCCCCGGGTCGCTGGCCCTGATCCAGGCGTCCTTCGCGTCCCAGGACCGGGCCCGAGCGATCGGCGTGTGGTCGGGCCTGGGCGGCATCGCGGGGGCGCTGGGGCCGCTGCTCGGCGGCTGGCTGGTCGACGCCGTCAGCTGGCGCTGGGTGTTCTTCATCAACCTCCCGCTGGCCGTCCTGGTCATCGCGGTCGCATCCCGGCACGTCCCGGAGAGCCGCGACGAGAGCGTCACCGGCGGCTTCGACGTCGCGGGTGCCGTGCTCGGTGCGGTCGGCCTCGCCGGGGTCACCTACGCCCTGATCTCCGCGGGCGGAAGCCACCCGGACATCGCCGCCGTCTGCGTCTCCGGCGTGGCGGGCCTGGCCGCGTTCGCCGGGTTCGTGGTGACCGAGCGGCGCAGCCCGCACCCGATGCTGCCGCCGAGGCTCTTCTCGAACCGCCAGTTCACCGCCGCGAACCTGGTCACCTTCGCGGTCTACGCGGCGCTCGGCGGCCTGTTCTTCTTCCTGGTGCTCGAGCTGCAGACCGAGGCCGGGTACTCCCCCCTGGCCTCCGGGACGGCGCTGCTGCCCATCACCGTCATCATGCTGGCGCTGTCCGAGCGCGCGGGCCGGCTCGCCGAGCGCATCGGGCCGCGGATCCCCATGACGGTCGGGCCGGCGATCTCCGCCGTCGGCCTGCTGCTGATGCTGCGGATCGGCGCGGACACCTCGTACGTCGCCGACGTCCTGCCCGCGGTGTGCGTCTTCGCCCTGGGCCTGGCGACCACGGTCGCCCCGCTCACCGCCACCGTCCTGGGCGCCGCCGAGGTACGGCTCGCGGGCACCGCGTCCGGGGTGAACAACGCCGTGGCCCGTGCGGCGGGCCTCCTCGCGGTGGCCGCCCTGCCGCTCATGGCCGGGCTCTCCGGCGACGACTACGAGGACCCGGCCGCCTTCGGCCACGGGTTCCGGGTCGCCGTCACGATCTGCGCCGGGATGCTCGTGGTGGGCTCGCTCCTCGCCTGGTTCGGCATCCGCTCCGACGTGCTCCGCGAGACCCCCGAGGAGCCGGCCAAGCCGGCTCCGGCGTGCAAGCACTACTGCGCCATCGGCGCTCCGCCCCTGCAGAGCGGCGAGGAGTCCGCATGCGGGACGGTGACCGGCGGCGGGCCCGACATGCGCAAGGACAGCCCCCCGGCCGGGTGA
- a CDS encoding DUF5709 domain-containing protein: MRENEMGDEVYQPDGSEVQDDAGLLEPEDTLDYHGVDQILDEGYSPPERPWAVNKPAITAAGRLQGETLDERLAEELPDLPVPDGDGIGDAWDTDGELIDGEVGGPRAGRLVAPDEGAHYETEGMVAQDIGIDGAAASAEEAAMHLVPESEEY, encoded by the coding sequence ATGCGAGAGAACGAGATGGGTGACGAGGTCTACCAGCCGGACGGGTCAGAGGTACAGGACGACGCCGGGCTGCTGGAGCCCGAGGACACCCTGGACTACCACGGTGTCGACCAGATTCTCGACGAGGGCTACTCACCGCCGGAGCGGCCCTGGGCGGTGAACAAGCCCGCCATCACCGCGGCGGGCCGCCTGCAGGGCGAGACGCTCGACGAACGCCTGGCCGAGGAGCTCCCGGACCTGCCGGTCCCCGACGGGGACGGCATCGGGGACGCGTGGGACACCGACGGGGAGCTGATCGACGGCGAGGTCGGGGGCCCGCGCGCCGGGCGCCTGGTCGCCCCCGACGAGGGCGCGCACTACGAGACCGAGGGCATGGTCGCCCAGGACATCGGCATCGACGGGGCGGCCGCCTCCGCCGAGGAGGCCGCGATGCATCTCGTACCGGAGTCCGAGGAGTACTGA
- a CDS encoding sortase: MPTTRVLGGVAMAAAVIGLTVPTASASAPAYDLPNAWVTPYYAVPGMRLMVTTTACGRDATYSKGQSEAGGQVNLLPLGRRGGLLAGSFRVPKHTRPGWYTVTLRCPPRTQTTASFRVVRGFAHGFSGLDCDDDFGPVGRRSARR; the protein is encoded by the coding sequence ATGCCTACAACACGCGTTCTTGGCGGCGTCGCCATGGCCGCGGCCGTCATCGGTCTCACCGTTCCCACCGCCTCCGCCTCGGCCCCTGCCTACGACCTCCCCAATGCATGGGTCACCCCCTACTACGCCGTCCCCGGAATGCGGCTGATGGTCACGACCACGGCCTGCGGCCGTGACGCCACCTACTCCAAGGGCCAGTCCGAAGCCGGCGGCCAGGTCAACCTGCTGCCCCTGGGCAGGCGCGGCGGCCTGCTCGCCGGCAGCTTCCGGGTACCGAAGCACACCCGGCCGGGCTGGTACACCGTGACGCTGCGGTGCCCGCCGCGCACCCAGACCACCGCCTCCTTCCGGGTGGTCAGGGGCTTCGCGCACGGGTTCTCCGGCCTCGACTGCGACGACGACTTCGGTCCCGTCGGACGGCGGTCCGCCCGCCGCTGA
- a CDS encoding low affinity iron permease family protein, giving the protein MTFRHPAERTDEEGGRGRFERLAEATSNFTASPLFYCVCLLLVAGFLVVHALGLPLKWQLFAADLMTAVTLLLLALLKNAERRAEHAVQRKLDAIAAALLEQGGSSHEARDALREVIGLHEEA; this is encoded by the coding sequence GTGACGTTCCGGCATCCGGCGGAGCGGACCGACGAGGAAGGCGGGCGGGGCCGGTTCGAGCGGCTCGCCGAGGCGACGTCCAACTTCACGGCGTCGCCGCTCTTCTACTGCGTCTGCCTGCTCCTGGTGGCCGGCTTCCTCGTCGTCCACGCCCTCGGGCTGCCCTTGAAGTGGCAGCTGTTCGCCGCGGATCTGATGACGGCGGTCACCCTGCTGCTGCTCGCCCTGCTCAAGAACGCCGAACGCCGCGCCGAGCACGCCGTCCAGCGCAAGCTGGACGCGATCGCCGCCGCCCTGCTGGAGCAGGGCGGCAGCTCCCACGAGGCACGGGACGCGCTGCGTGAGGTGATCGGCCTCCACGAGGAAGCGTGA
- the hypE gene encoding hydrogenase expression/formation protein HypE: MRDQPRVVMGHGGGGALSAELVRYVFAPAFGGEVLAGLADSAAVTLGGARLAFSTDSYVVRPLFFPGGSIGDLAVNGTVNDLAMSGARAAYLSCGFILEEGVEMPLVARVAEALGAAARTAGVEVVTGDTKVVEAGHGDGLYVNTAGIGLIPDGVDIRPQRAAPGDVVIVSGEIGAHGVAVMSVREGLEFGVEIESDTAALGGLVEAVLRVTTDVHVLRDPTRGGLAAALNEIAAASGVGVVLQERAVPVPPAVANACAVLGLDPMYVANEGRLVAFVPRAVAEEVLAAMRAHPLGADAAVIGECVADHAGMVVARTGLGGTRVVDLPLGEQLPRIC, from the coding sequence CTGCGCGACCAGCCGCGGGTGGTGATGGGCCACGGCGGCGGGGGCGCGCTGTCCGCGGAACTCGTCCGGTACGTCTTCGCCCCCGCCTTCGGCGGCGAGGTGCTGGCCGGGCTCGCCGACTCCGCGGCCGTTACGCTGGGCGGGGCCCGGCTGGCGTTCTCCACCGACTCGTACGTGGTGCGGCCGCTGTTCTTCCCCGGCGGCAGCATCGGCGACCTCGCCGTCAACGGCACGGTCAACGACCTGGCGATGAGCGGGGCCAGGGCCGCCTACCTCTCCTGCGGCTTCATCCTGGAGGAGGGGGTGGAGATGCCGCTGGTGGCGCGGGTCGCCGAGGCGCTCGGCGCGGCCGCGCGCACCGCGGGGGTGGAGGTCGTCACCGGTGACACCAAGGTCGTCGAGGCCGGCCACGGCGACGGGCTGTACGTCAACACCGCCGGCATCGGCCTGATCCCCGACGGTGTCGACATCCGTCCGCAGCGTGCGGCGCCGGGCGACGTGGTCATCGTCAGCGGGGAGATCGGGGCGCACGGCGTCGCCGTGATGAGCGTGCGCGAGGGCCTGGAGTTCGGGGTCGAGATCGAGAGCGACACGGCGGCGCTCGGCGGGCTCGTCGAGGCCGTGCTCCGCGTCACGACGGACGTGCACGTGCTGCGCGACCCGACGCGTGGCGGTCTGGCGGCCGCCCTCAACGAGATCGCGGCCGCCTCGGGTGTCGGTGTCGTCCTGCAGGAGCGGGCGGTGCCCGTGCCACCCGCGGTGGCCAACGCCTGCGCGGTGCTGGGCCTGGACCCGATGTACGTCGCCAACGAGGGCAGGCTCGTCGCCTTCGTGCCCCGCGCGGTGGCCGAGGAGGTGCTGGCCGCGATGCGCGCGCATCCACTGGGCGCGGACGCGGCCGTCATCGGGGAGTGCGTGGCGGACCACGCGGGCATGGTCGTCGCCCGTACGGGCCTGGGCGGGACGCGGGTGGTGGACCTGCCGCTGGGTGAGCAGTTGCCGCGCATCTGCTGA